A single region of the Marinitoga hydrogenitolerans DSM 16785 genome encodes:
- a CDS encoding MBL fold metallo-hydrolase RNA specificity domain-containing protein: NFGGHSTLEDIKEVINKINPKNIIINHGDINSGNTLRKSIDKKYNVLFPDIEDMLFLQLNGRNINQNSNDLTGLIFIIETIESLELLKNKIIELNIDSYEDMLIFIAHEKLKDKILEFEDELTEKGIAVDSVFFNNKLLKSQKETIEMYSEIFLKYEGDIELYIFEKAPQKLVLPIFLMNMLFNNDTFYINENNIINLPDFPIDFDLKQYGKYRNEIHNVLLNDEKSEGLYKKLPEEIKNLIEKTEIKGYVLSDYGEIIEDVYYMRNLTQIHRKNRQIPKITIKKIIEIDKKIKFPAETLWGHIESIEEIRNEKVLNFFSVLIEKIKNRIGIIRFINHKAFPKYHETKIILTKFSSEKLVIEIQERQGTQIIEILSKEKRYNIFKEVSIYNEIYNYFG; the protein is encoded by the coding sequence TTAATTTCGGTGGTCATTCCACTCTTGAAGATATAAAAGAAGTTATTAATAAAATAAATCCCAAAAATATTATTATAAATCATGGAGATATAAATTCTGGAAATACACTTAGAAAATCAATAGATAAAAAATATAATGTATTATTTCCCGATATAGAAGATATGTTATTTCTTCAACTTAATGGAAGAAACATAAATCAAAACAGCAACGATCTAACGGGATTAATATTTATTATAGAAACTATAGAAAGTCTTGAATTATTGAAAAATAAAATAATAGAGTTAAATATTGACAGTTATGAAGATATGTTAATTTTTATAGCTCATGAAAAATTAAAAGACAAAATATTGGAATTTGAAGATGAATTAACAGAAAAAGGTATAGCTGTTGATTCTGTTTTTTTTAATAATAAATTATTAAAAAGCCAAAAAGAAACAATAGAAATGTATTCTGAAATTTTTTTAAAATATGAAGGAGATATAGAATTATATATATTTGAAAAAGCACCACAAAAATTGGTATTGCCAATATTTCTAATGAATATGTTATTTAACAATGATACATTTTATATAAATGAAAATAATATAATAAATTTACCAGATTTTCCTATTGACTTTGACTTAAAACAATATGGAAAATATAGAAATGAAATACATAATGTATTATTAAACGATGAAAAATCGGAAGGTTTATATAAAAAACTTCCTGAAGAAATAAAAAATTTGATAGAAAAAACGGAAATAAAAGGATATGTACTTTCAGATTATGGTGAAATAATAGAAGATGTTTATTATATGAGAAATTTAACCCAAATCCATAGGAAAAATAGACAAATTCCTAAAATTACCATAAAAAAAATTATAGAGATTGATAAAAAAATTAAATTTCCAGCCGAAACATTATGGGGACATATAGAATCTATAGAAGAAATTAGAAATGAAAAAGTTTTAAATTTTTTCAGTGTTCTTATCGAAAAAATAAAAAATCGTATTGGAATTATAAGATTTATAAATCATAAAGCCTTTCCAAAATATCACGAAACTAAAATAATATTAACTAAATTTTCAAGCGAAAAATTAGTTATAGAAATACAAGAACGTCAGGGGACTCAAATTATTGAAATTTTAAGTAAAGAAAAAAGATATAATATATTTAAAGAGGTGAGTATTTATAATGAAATATATAATTACTTTGGATAA